One Coriobacteriia bacterium DNA window includes the following coding sequences:
- a CDS encoding SpoIIE family protein phosphatase: protein MTGTRSTRNASLIRAVLPAATLVAGFAILYPISRGNYLLFHALVESFSVVVAAGIFIVAWNTRFVSANRYLLAIGMTYLFVASIAMLHAFAYKGMGIFPQGGSNLPTQLWIIERVLAALGFLTAGISLRRAISVQGVFILFGGLTSLALASIWIVPVFPTMYVDGAGLTTAKVVSEYVIMVMFAGAFALLWRDRSRFEPRVARMLLLAIALMIAADAAFTLYVDVFGLLNFVGHYLVLISFVVIYRVLIYTVLREPYALLFREIKRREEAEHGIAEQLQNAILSVPDRVGGIEIEHAHVSATEGVRVGGDFWDVFSPAPGLVAFILGDICGKGIEAVASNVVVRATLRNLAYQDSSPCVVLARANDAVGRQLTDDKFATVIYGVIDVETGAITIASAGHPVPVLCIGGVPTVLEMPINPPLGVIRDYEFSAAVCALGDTSDLVFFSDGLIEAGCKTEMFGIDRVLSHLESAECRMRGKTAQMLLESCLAHAGGRVDDDVAIVVLRLEAAGV, encoded by the coding sequence ATGACAGGCACACGAAGCACACGAAACGCATCTCTCATCCGCGCAGTGCTTCCGGCGGCAACTCTTGTGGCCGGCTTTGCCATCTTGTATCCCATCAGCCGTGGAAACTACCTGCTCTTTCACGCGCTGGTCGAGTCATTCTCTGTGGTTGTTGCTGCCGGCATCTTCATCGTCGCCTGGAATACGCGCTTTGTGTCTGCCAATCGCTATCTGCTGGCTATCGGCATGACGTACTTGTTTGTGGCGAGCATCGCGATGCTGCATGCCTTCGCATACAAAGGCATGGGCATCTTCCCGCAGGGCGGATCGAATCTGCCGACACAGCTGTGGATAATCGAGCGCGTGCTGGCGGCGTTGGGGTTTCTAACCGCGGGCATATCCCTGCGAAGAGCGATATCCGTGCAGGGCGTATTCATCTTGTTTGGCGGGCTGACGTCCCTTGCGCTAGCAAGCATCTGGATCGTGCCGGTCTTCCCCACGATGTACGTGGACGGTGCGGGACTCACGACTGCGAAGGTAGTCTCGGAGTACGTGATCATGGTGATGTTTGCCGGTGCCTTCGCACTGCTGTGGCGAGACAGATCTCGTTTTGAGCCTCGCGTTGCCCGCATGCTCCTTCTGGCCATCGCCCTCATGATTGCCGCAGATGCTGCTTTTACGCTCTACGTTGACGTCTTTGGGCTGCTGAACTTCGTCGGACATTACCTGGTGCTCATCTCGTTCGTGGTTATCTACCGCGTGCTCATCTACACGGTGCTTCGTGAGCCGTACGCTCTCCTGTTCCGAGAGATTAAGCGCCGGGAGGAGGCGGAGCACGGGATAGCGGAACAGCTCCAAAACGCCATCTTGTCCGTGCCTGATCGTGTCGGCGGCATCGAGATCGAGCACGCGCATGTCTCGGCGACAGAAGGGGTTCGCGTGGGCGGGGACTTCTGGGACGTGTTCTCTCCGGCGCCGGGACTCGTCGCTTTCATCTTGGGCGATATCTGCGGTAAAGGGATCGAAGCCGTGGCTTCCAACGTTGTGGTCCGAGCCACGCTGCGAAACCTCGCCTATCAAGACTCCAGTCCGTGTGTTGTGTTGGCTCGGGCCAATGACGCGGTGGGCCGACAGCTAACGGATGACAAGTTCGCAACCGTCATATATGGCGTGATCGATGTTGAGACGGGGGCGATCACCATTGCCAGCGCAGGCCATCCCGTCCCAGTTCTGTGCATCGGAGGCGTGCCGACGGTGCTCGAAATGCCGATAAACCCGCCACTCGGCGTAATACGGGACTATGAATTCAGTGCGGCCGTATGCGCACTTGGAGACACGAGTGATCTCGTATTCTTCAGCGATGGATTGATAGAGGCGGGCTGCAAGACTGAGATGTTCGGAAT